In Halorussus salilacus, a single genomic region encodes these proteins:
- a CDS encoding SDR family NAD(P)-dependent oxidoreductase, which yields MTDSGTAAIVTGAASGIGRALVNRLSDSFDVVACLDVAEAVHEVADGADGAIGYRTDVSDHEEVRSVVDAVEERAETTAVVNNAAVSRYQWIGDLEPDEWQRILDVNLTGQYNVVHAVATRMYERERGTIVNVSSGAGKFGSASAGVHYSASKAGVFGLTRGLAKQLAPHVTVNCVVPGLIDTPLATDSDLWTEEELRSYVEDLPLERLGDPDEVARVIEFLCSDGASYMTGSIVDVDGGAALV from the coding sequence ATGACTGATTCTGGCACAGCAGCGATAGTCACGGGCGCGGCGAGCGGCATCGGCCGCGCCCTCGTGAACCGACTGTCCGACTCGTTCGACGTCGTCGCCTGTCTGGACGTCGCCGAGGCGGTCCACGAGGTTGCAGACGGCGCCGACGGTGCTATCGGATACCGGACCGACGTGAGCGATCACGAGGAAGTCCGGAGCGTCGTCGACGCGGTCGAGGAACGGGCCGAGACGACCGCGGTCGTCAACAACGCTGCAGTCTCGCGGTATCAGTGGATCGGTGACCTCGAACCCGACGAGTGGCAACGGATACTCGACGTCAACCTCACCGGCCAGTACAACGTCGTTCACGCCGTAGCGACGCGGATGTACGAGCGCGAGCGCGGTACCATCGTCAACGTTTCGAGCGGTGCGGGGAAGTTCGGGAGCGCGAGCGCGGGCGTCCACTACTCCGCGTCGAAGGCGGGCGTCTTCGGGCTCACGCGGGGCCTCGCGAAACAACTTGCGCCGCACGTCACCGTCAACTGCGTCGTCCCCGGGCTCATCGATACGCCGCTAGCGACGGACTCGGACCTCTGGACCGAGGAGGAACTCCGGTCGTACGTCGAGGACCTCCCACTGGAGCGGCTCGGCGACCCGGACGAGGTCGCCCGCGTCATCGAGTTCCTCTGTAGCGACGGCGCGTCCTACATGACCGGAAGCATCGTCGATGTCGACGGTGGGGCCGCGCTCGTCTGA